From the Streptomyces sp. Sge12 genome, the window ACTGCTGAAGTCCTTCCCGGACGCGGTGCGCAAGCTCGACCCCCGCATCATGATCAAGTCCCCCGTCATGTTCGTGGTCCTGATCGGCTCGGTCGTCACCACCGTCCTGGCGGTCAAGGACCCGACGGACTGGTTCGGCTGGGCGATCACCGCCTGGCTGTGGCTGACCACGATCTTCGCCAACCTGGCCGAGGCCGTCGCAGAGGGCCGCGGCAAGGCCCAGGCCGACACGCTCCGCAAGGCCAAGACCGACACGGTCGCCCGCCGCATCGACGGCTCGGTGGAGGAGCAGGTCCCCGGCACGGAGCTGCGGATCGGCGACCTGGTGGTCTGCGAGGCCGGCGACATCATCCCCGGCGACGGTGACGTCGTCGAGGGCGTCGCGTCGGTCGACGAGTCGGCCATCACCGGCGAATCCGCCCCGGTCATCCGCGAGTCGGGCGGCGACCGCTCGGCCGTGACCGGCGGCACGAAGGTGCTCTCCGACCGGATCGTCGTCAAGATCACGACCAAGCCGGGCGAGACCTTCATCGACCGCATGATCGCGCTCGTCGAGGGCGCGGCCAGGCAGAAGACGCCCAACGAGATCGCGCTCAACATCCTGCTCGCCTCGCTGACCATCGTCTTCCTGCTGGCCGTCGTCACCCTGCAGCCGTTCGCCATCTACGCGGGCGCCGAGCAGTCCATGATCGTCCTCACGGCGCTGCTCGTCTGCCTGATCCCGACCACGATCGGTGCGCTCCTGTCCGCCATCGGCATCGCGGGCATGGACCGCCTGGTCCAGCGCAACGTGCTGGCCATGTCGGGCCGGGCCGTCGAGGCCGCGGGCGACGTGTCGACCCTCCTGCTCGACAAGACGGGCACCATCACGCTGGGCAACCGCCAGGCGTCCGAGTTCGTGCCGGTCAAGGGCACGACGGCCGCCGAGCTGGCCGACGCCGCCCAGCTGTCGTCCCTCGCGGACGAGACCCCCGAGGGCCGCTCGATCGTGGTCCTGGCGAAGGAGAAGTACGGGCTGCGCGAGCGCAGTCAGGGCGAGCTCACCGGCGCCGAGTGGATCACCTTCACCGCGCAGACCCGCATGTCCGGTGTGGATGTGGACGGCAAGCAGACCCGCAAGGGCGCCGCCGGTTCGGTCATCAGCTGGGTGACGGAGCAGGGCGGCCGAGTCTCCGATGATGCCGACACCCTGGCCAACCGCATCTCCGAGGCCGGCGGCACCCCGCTCCTCGTGGCCGTCAAGGACGAGCGCGGGGCCCGCGTCCTCGGCGTCATCCACCTCAAGGACGTGGTCAAGGAAGGCATGCGCGAGCGGTTCGACGAGCTGCGCCGCATGGGCATCAAGACCGTCATGATCACGGGCGACAACCCGCTGACCGCCAAGGCCATCGCCGAGGAGGCGGGCGTCGACGACTTCCTCGCGGAGGCGACGCCCGAGGACAAGATGGCCCTCATCAAGCGGGAGCAGGCGGGCGGCAAGCTCGTCGCGATGACCGGCGACGGCACCAACGACGCCCCGGCCCTCGCCCAGGCGGACGTCGGCGTCGCGATGAACACGGGCACCTCGGCCGCCAAGGAGGCCGGGAACATGGTGGACCTGGACTCCAACCCCACCAAGCTCATCGAAATCGTCGAAATCGGCAAGCAGTTGCTGATCACGCGCGGCGCGCTGACGACGTTCTCCATCGCCAACGACGTCGCCAAGTACTTCG encodes:
- the kdpB gene encoding potassium-transporting ATPase subunit KdpB, which translates into the protein MSTITPTRAPHEDIPTAHKPAAGRVGGGLFDPRALLKSFPDAVRKLDPRIMIKSPVMFVVLIGSVVTTVLAVKDPTDWFGWAITAWLWLTTIFANLAEAVAEGRGKAQADTLRKAKTDTVARRIDGSVEEQVPGTELRIGDLVVCEAGDIIPGDGDVVEGVASVDESAITGESAPVIRESGGDRSAVTGGTKVLSDRIVVKITTKPGETFIDRMIALVEGAARQKTPNEIALNILLASLTIVFLLAVVTLQPFAIYAGAEQSMIVLTALLVCLIPTTIGALLSAIGIAGMDRLVQRNVLAMSGRAVEAAGDVSTLLLDKTGTITLGNRQASEFVPVKGTTAAELADAAQLSSLADETPEGRSIVVLAKEKYGLRERSQGELTGAEWITFTAQTRMSGVDVDGKQTRKGAAGSVISWVTEQGGRVSDDADTLANRISEAGGTPLLVAVKDERGARVLGVIHLKDVVKEGMRERFDELRRMGIKTVMITGDNPLTAKAIAEEAGVDDFLAEATPEDKMALIKREQAGGKLVAMTGDGTNDAPALAQADVGVAMNTGTSAAKEAGNMVDLDSNPTKLIEIVEIGKQLLITRGALTTFSIANDVAKYFAIIPAMFAVVYPGLDKLNIMGLASPESAILSAVIFNALIIIALVPLALKGVQYRPTSADKMLRRNLGLYGVGGLIAPFIGIKVIDLLISLIPGLS